The genome window TGATTGAGCATCGAGCGTGTTCATGTTGCCTTTCAACTCTACACTGCGTGAATGTAATTGTGTGATAGCAGCAACGGTTTCTGTAACGACATCCTCACCGTGTTGTGCCATTTCGCGGGAACGCTCTGCATCTGATGATGCTTCGCTCGCATTTCTGGCTACTTCCAGCACGGTTGCGTTCATTTCTTCCATAGCTGTTGCGGCATCACTAATGCGTGTCATTTGGGAGTTTGTGCCTTGCAGAATATTTGAATTCTGTGTGAACAGTGACCCGATTTCGTCATTCATGCTGTGAACAAAACCTTCTAATTGAGACGCTGCTGTAAGGATGCCGTCGCGTGTGGCAACTTCGGCTTGTGCCCGCGCATCTTCAGCCTGCTCTGCTGCTTGGTGTGCTTTGCGAGCTTGCTGTTGAGCTTCAGCCTCTTTTTCTTCCATTTCTTTTTTATCAAGCCTGAAGGTTGCAACCATTTGAGTCAGTGATTGCTGTAAATTGGTTATTTCATCGCGTCCATCGATGGAAATAGGGACATCAAGATTGCCGGATGCTACTTGCTGAGCTGCATCTGTCGCATCTGAAAGAGGGCGCAGGATGCTGCGTGAAATCATAAGGCACAGTGCAATGATGAAGACAAAAATAACGGAAAAAAGAATAATTTTTTCTAAGAAAGCATCATCTGTCATTGCTGTGATTGTGCTATTGATGCCCTCTCCTTTCGCTTCAATGCTATCAATATAAACACCTGTTCCGATGATATACCCCGTGTTACCTATCATGGTTGCGTAGCTGATTTTAGGCTGGTTTCCCATACCGGGTTTTTCAAAGATATATTCTACAAAACCGCCACCAGACTGTGCCTTAAATGCCAGTTGTTTGAGAAACTGAACACCATTGGAGTCCCTCAGGCTCTCAATATTTTCACCAACTCGTGATGGTGTTGGCGGAAATGCTACCAGCTTGTTGTCTTTGTAGATGAAGAAATAGCCAGAATTGTCCTGTTCGTATCGCAGGTTGTGTACTGCATTTTGTAGTGCTGCGTGTTGTTCGGCTACTGGTAATTGACTAATCTTTTTATTTAATAAATGAGCCAGAGTTGTAGTAGCAAGCTTAATTGAATTTTGACGCCCTTCAAACATTTCATTTTTAGCTGTTGCTACTGAATAATCTTTGATTTGCTGTGTAGTAAAATAGAAAAGAGAAAAAGCACCGAGAATGCACAGCATATTAATGAGCAGTAATGATAATATTCTGCACTGAATAGTAAACCTGCGTAACATAAACCCCTCCATGATACGCGCCGTTTACAAACGGCAAGTTAGTGTTATGTGAAAATTCCTAGGTTCGTATGTTCAGCCCCCTACTAATAGTAAGAGAAACTATTAGCGTTAATAGTCTTGTACATGTTCTTTCAGAAAGGTCAATAAGTTTCCGTAATTTTAGCCAAAAATGTTCACTACATTATTTTTAGAGAACAGCACAATGAGAAATAAAAGTATCTGTTAAAGGCACATTCTTTTTTTACAAAAAAACACGCCATTTTTTTCAAAATGGCGTGTTGATGTAAGGGGAATATAACGTTTTAAAAGACAAAGTTAGTCAAACTGTTAGGAGCGGATCATGTGTAGAACAAAACAAGGAGAGGTAACGTATAGAGTGACTATAGTTGAGAGGTGGCTACAAGCAGCCAACCTGTAGCAATAATGATGGTACCAGCAAGGACTGAAAAAGAAGTGTGCAAGATAGATATCGCTGTTGAGCTTCTTCCTGCAACATGCATAAGAATTTTTCGTGAATGGATACTAAAAAAGCCGAATAGTGACGTTGTAATGCCCATGCCCATGGTAAAGAACAACGTTCCCAACAGTCCAGTTGTCAGCAGATTAAGACTAAGCGCGAACGACAGCAGTAACGCTGCGCCGGGGCACGGTACTAGACCGGAAATTACAGCAACAGTGACAATTCCTTTGGTGTTGGCTTCCTTGGGCGCGTGTTTTTTGTTGTTGCGGGGCAGTACTTCGTATAGCGCATGAAGCAAAATAAAAATGCCTAGCCCAATAATAAGGTAATAACTTGTGGTCTGAAGTGGGGCACTGGCAGAACTGAGCGCTCGGCTTCCTTTTAAATTTAATAGAAAATATGCACCCAGTACTACAATGATAGCAGATAGAGTGTGCACGGCAGTCAGCAGGTGCCCCATGATAACACCTTTGAGCATCGTTCCTTTTCGACCAAGAAAATACGAAAAAACAATCGATTTTCCATGTCCCGGTCCTAATGCGTGGATGATTCCATAGAGAAAAGAAAAAAGTAAGAACGCCCAAAATGCTTCGCCATTAGGGTGTTTTTTTATTTCACGCCCCAGCAATGTCATTTTTGCCCGCATAGTACGTTGGGCAAGATTCACCTTGCGTAATATTTGTGAATACTGAAGCGCAAAAAAACCGGCTTTATGCTGCACCGGCGCACTTTGCTCAATACTTTTGGAAGCTCCGTGTTTTCCGCCTGTAAATGGACTTCCCTGCGCGATTGAGAGCATGCACAGCACAAGTAGAATGGCGAGTAAGATTTTTCGCATGATTAAAACTCGAACGTCACTGCGGTAGGGATAATTTGCCCCTGATAGAATGCAAGTTCAGGCGCATCATCAATGGAAAGCTGGAGATTAGTATTTCCGTTAACTGAAACAGCCTCAAGCGCGGTATAAAAATCAGTATAATATGATGGATCAAAAATGGCGATTTGCATTTTTTGTGGAGCTGCTTTTTGGGCAATACCAACCGGTATGGTCATTTTATACGTAAGAATTCCGTCTGCAAAGCTAGCAGTAAAATTATTGAGCTTTGCAAAATGGATACGTTTTCCGTCAAGCGTTACGTGCACAAAAAAACTTTGTTCTGACAGATATCCTTCAATGTCTGGGCGCTGTTTCTTCCACTCTGCTTTACTCAACGTGCCGTCAGCATTTGTATCTAGATCAATTAAAAACATGTCACTGGACATTTCATCAAACGTCCAGATCACATCAATGGCAGCGAGATCGTTTTTTTCAAAGCGAAGTTTGAGTGCGCTGTCCACGAACACATGTGGGTGTGCCTGTGCAACACGCGGAACGGATATACTAAAACAAAGACAAAAAATAATGAGCAAGGAAATGGTTGTTCTCATTTTATGACCGCTTGTAAAAGTTTGAAATGGCAGCTGTGTGGCGGTGCCATACGGAAATTGGGTTGGTATTAGGTGTCGTGCAAGCACCGTATACCAACGAGGAGAGATGAAAAAAAGCATTTTTCTAGTTGACATTGAAAATCGTTTTCAATTAAGAAGAGGGTAACGAAGAGGCCGGAATACATTTTTGGAGGCGTTATGTGCGCAACGTTAATTGGTGGAATGGATAGATTGAAGCGAGACTACATAAACACGGCAAAAAGTCAGGGCGTGAAATTGAAGGTGTTTACCGGAAAAGAAAACGCCATTGCCGGAAAAATGGGTAGCCCGGATATGGTTATTCTATTCACTAACAAAGTTTCGCACGCTGCCCGTAGAGAAGTTGTGCAATATGCCAAGTCGAAAGATATTCCGGTTCATATGGCTCATTCCTGTGGTGTTTCGACATTGAAGCAGGTTTTACGATAATAGGGGGTACAATATGTGTGCTGCAAAAGAAATTGGTGCGCTTAGCAAAGCAGGTATGGCGGCAATGGCTGAAGGAAACTACATGAATGCAGAATTTATGATGCATCAAGCCATCCGTAGAGCAGAGCATCTTGGTGTAGATACCTACACAGCAAAGCTCAAAAATAACTTCGGAATAATTCTTAACTTGCAAGGCAAAAAGCAGGAAGCAGCAACTTATTTTGGCGAAGCACTCACTACAATTACCCGAACTATCGGAACCGAAAATAAGCTTTACCGCGTTATTGAAGCAAACTTGCATGATGCCCAAGTGACACAAGCATAGCCCTCAACTGAGACTTAGTGCACAACACAACGATTTTTCTACTCAGTTAGTTTTATTATCTAGATTTTTTAAAAGGGAATACAGTAAGGTAATGGAATGACCTTTATCCTCCTTACAGACATATGGGCAAGTTCGAAAAGACGGTAGCAGAATTGCTACCGTCTTTTTGATTGCGGGGAGCAACATCGGTCATGCGCTGGCTGAACCAACGTAGACAACGGACTGTCTTTTACGAAAATAGTCCGTTGATTTTTAGTACAGGTATAGAACTATGACTTTTTTCTAAGAGCTTACATGCTCTCTTGTAAGCAAGGTCTGCGATATCTATTTAGCGGGAAAGGCTATAGTTGGTGTGCAATGAATAGAGCAACAGAACTTACTCTTCCCGTAACTCTCGTTTCATTAATTCACGCCATGCTGCCTGCGGGTCTTTTCCATCATGGATAATGGCATGCATGGTAGATGTAATTGGAAGTTCAATTTGCAGGCGTTGAGCCAGTCTGTGTACTGCGGTAGTGGTTTTCACCCCTTCTGCCACCTGATGCATTTCTTCCATAATTTGGGACAGCGTTTTGCCTTGTCCAAGCTTTAGTCCGACTTGACGGTTTCGGGACAGGTCTCCCGTACACGTTAAAACAAGATCACCCATTCCCGAAAGCCCCATAAATGTTTCTGCCTTAGCCCCCATAGCAACACCAAGACGGGACATTTCTGCAAGCCCTCGAGTAATTAAGGCGGCGCGGGCATTGGAGCCAAACCGTAAACCGTCAGACATACCTGCTGCAATGGCGATAACATTTTTAAATGCTCCACCAAGCTCCACCCCAAGAACATCAGTAGAAGAGTAGGCACGGAAGTTTTCGTTGGAAAACATTTCGCGCAGTTCTTTTCCGCACCGTTGATCGCAACAGCCGAGAACAACTGCTGTCGGCATACCGCGTACAACTTCTGCTGCGAATGAAGGGCCTGAAAGCATGGCGAAGATTGGCTCTTTGTGCCCCAGTTCTTCTGTAACTACTTCTGAAACAGTTTTTCCGGTTTCAAGCTCAAGCCCTTTGTTGGAACAGATAATTGTTGTTCCTTTTTCAATCAATGGTTCGTGTTTTTTTAAGGTGTCACGGAAAACCTGACATGGAACAGAAAAAAGGATGTGACGCACGTTGGTTAAAGCTGTCTGTGCGTTTGTGGTTGCAGTAATGTTGGTGTGGAGCGGCACATTTGGTAAGTATTTAGCGTTTTCCCGTGTGCTGTTGATTGCGTCTGCCTGCTTCTCATCGCGCACAAGTAGTGGTACTTCGTATCCCTTTTCAGCAAGCAGTTGAGCTAGAGCTGTTCCCCAGCTTCCACCGCCGATAACGGTAACTTTCATGTAATACTCCAGAAATCGAAAATGAGAGTCTTTAATAAGAAAATGTATACGGTTACATTTTTCTTTCTGGTTTCATGTATCGTATCGTCAGCCAAGGTACAAGGCTATTCTTTATGTGTCTGGTGCTGGTTCTATGTAATTTGTGTCCGATGGATGACATACCGGAGCGGAATGTCTGATACCTTAGTGAAATAGTATCAACGTAAAAATGACAATTCCATATAATGCTGTAGTGTTGAAGGCATGCTTTTGAAGAATGATTAGCGGTTGCAACACGCGGTGCGAACAGGTATCAACACTGGGTGAAATCAAAAAGGAATGTGAGGATGTACCATGGCGAAAACCGAGTTTACGGAAATCGAAAAAAAGATTTTGCACATTGTGCAAGCCAATCTTCCAGATAGTGCTACGCCTTACGCAGATATTGCGGAAGAAGTAGGCACAGACGAACAAACTGTTCTTAATTTGCTTCAGCTCATGAAAGATGAAGGCACAATCCGCCGTTTTGGTGCTAGCTTGAAGCACCAGAAAGCAGGGTTTAATCATAATGCAATGGTTGCATGGAAAGTCGATGAAGATGTTATCGACGAGATCGGTAAAATTGCTGCGAAACATCAGCTTATTTCTCATTGCTACCATCGTCCTTCCACTCATCCGGAGTGGCAGTACAACCTTTTCACAATGATTCATGGTCGCCATGAAGACGAATATATGGAAGTTGTTGAAGAGCTTCGCAGGACTACCGAGCTGGACGAATACGCAGTGCTCACGTCCTTGAAAGAGCTTAAAAAAATTTCTATGACATATTTTTAAATCAGATTGCTGACCGCGTTACCTCTTTCTGTTTAAAACACCCAGTTGTGCAGATTGCTAAGGTCTTTTGGGCTTTCAACAGACTGCCAAAGAGACAGGCTGC of Halodesulfovibrio sp. contains these proteins:
- a CDS encoding tetratricopeptide repeat protein, with product MCAAKEIGALSKAGMAAMAEGNYMNAEFMMHQAIRRAEHLGVDTYTAKLKNNFGIILNLQGKKQEAATYFGEALTTITRTIGTENKLYRVIEANLHDAQVTQA
- a CDS encoding NAD(P)H-dependent glycerol-3-phosphate dehydrogenase, with amino-acid sequence MKVTVIGGGSWGTALAQLLAEKGYEVPLLVRDEKQADAINSTRENAKYLPNVPLHTNITATTNAQTALTNVRHILFSVPCQVFRDTLKKHEPLIEKGTTIICSNKGLELETGKTVSEVVTEELGHKEPIFAMLSGPSFAAEVVRGMPTAVVLGCCDQRCGKELREMFSNENFRAYSSTDVLGVELGGAFKNVIAIAAGMSDGLRFGSNARAALITRGLAEMSRLGVAMGAKAETFMGLSGMGDLVLTCTGDLSRNRQVGLKLGQGKTLSQIMEEMHQVAEGVKTTTAVHRLAQRLQIELPITSTMHAIIHDGKDPQAAWRELMKRELREE
- a CDS encoding DUF2325 domain-containing protein, with translation MCATLIGGMDRLKRDYINTAKSQGVKLKVFTGKENAIAGKMGSPDMVILFTNKVSHAARREVVQYAKSKDIPVHMAHSCGVSTLKQVLR
- a CDS encoding methyl-accepting chemotaxis protein, whose translation is MLRRFTIQCRILSLLLINMLCILGAFSLFYFTTQQIKDYSVATAKNEMFEGRQNSIKLATTTLAHLLNKKISQLPVAEQHAALQNAVHNLRYEQDNSGYFFIYKDNKLVAFPPTPSRVGENIESLRDSNGVQFLKQLAFKAQSGGGFVEYIFEKPGMGNQPKISYATMIGNTGYIIGTGVYIDSIEAKGEGINSTITAMTDDAFLEKIILFSVIFVFIIALCLMISRSILRPLSDATDAAQQVASGNLDVPISIDGRDEITNLQQSLTQMVATFRLDKKEMEEKEAEAQQQARKAHQAAEQAEDARAQAEVATRDGILTAASQLEGFVHSMNDEIGSLFTQNSNILQGTNSQMTRISDAATAMEEMNATVLEVARNASEASSDAERSREMAQHGEDVVTETVAAITQLHSRSVELKGNMNTLDAQSESIGDIINVINDIADQTNLLALNAAIEAARAGDAGRGFAVVADEVRKLAEKTMNATHEVSSNIKTIQDLAKLNAQGMDETLEAVNSVQTLSGKSGEVLRDIVVAVESAAEQVQSIAAAAEQQSAASEEITRSVEEIDLIAKENTNLVDISASNTKELVAQAENLDAVIEQLKADA
- a CDS encoding DUF1007 family protein; amino-acid sequence: MRTTISLLIIFCLCFSISVPRVAQAHPHVFVDSALKLRFEKNDLAAIDVIWTFDEMSSDMFLIDLDTNADGTLSKAEWKKQRPDIEGYLSEQSFFVHVTLDGKRIHFAKLNNFTASFADGILTYKMTIPVGIAQKAAPQKMQIAIFDPSYYTDFYTALEAVSVNGNTNLQLSIDDAPELAFYQGQIIPTAVTFEF
- the ahbB gene encoding siroheme decarboxylase subunit beta is translated as MAKTEFTEIEKKILHIVQANLPDSATPYADIAEEVGTDEQTVLNLLQLMKDEGTIRRFGASLKHQKAGFNHNAMVAWKVDEDVIDEIGKIAAKHQLISHCYHRPSTHPEWQYNLFTMIHGRHEDEYMEVVEELRRTTELDEYAVLTSLKELKKISMTYF